The following are from one region of the Hydrogenophaga sp. BPS33 genome:
- a CDS encoding Bug family tripartite tricarboxylate transporter substrate binding protein, which translates to MNRSHRRIDPRRRQIALGLALSPALAWAQEQLKTSTIIVGSPAGGATDKMARFFADGLRGLYADNVLVENKPGGGGVIAYEYVKNSRARDGGLTFLSPAYPIVVTPHIVKGLPYNPLTDFIPVAITGRSGMTLVLGPGAPAELTTVEAYLKWAQQNPKMALYGAQTGSSQHLAGSTLSLITKVPLENVSYKGDAPAIKDLVGGHVPAVIMPIASALPLVKNSQARVLAVTRRERSRFLPNVPTFTELGYPLMMQDWMGVFAPAGTPAPIVRKLNEAIAQVARSERGKEAYDTLGFEPDVVSPEQFAEIVQADHKRYGDVIARTGFREAYERAQGGSK; encoded by the coding sequence ATGAACCGTTCCCACCGCCGCATCGACCCGCGCCGCCGCCAGATCGCCCTGGGGCTGGCACTCTCGCCCGCCCTCGCGTGGGCGCAGGAGCAGCTCAAGACGTCGACCATCATCGTGGGCTCGCCCGCCGGTGGGGCCACCGACAAGATGGCGCGCTTCTTCGCCGACGGCCTGCGCGGCCTCTACGCCGACAACGTGCTGGTGGAGAACAAGCCCGGTGGCGGTGGCGTGATCGCCTACGAGTACGTGAAGAACAGCCGTGCCCGCGACGGTGGGCTGACGTTCCTGTCGCCAGCCTATCCCATCGTTGTCACGCCACACATCGTCAAAGGGCTTCCCTACAACCCGTTGACGGACTTCATTCCGGTGGCCATCACCGGCCGTTCGGGCATGACGCTGGTGCTGGGTCCGGGCGCGCCTGCGGAGTTGACCACGGTGGAGGCGTACCTGAAGTGGGCCCAGCAGAATCCCAAGATGGCGCTGTACGGTGCGCAGACCGGCTCGAGCCAGCACCTGGCCGGCTCCACGCTTTCGCTGATCACCAAGGTGCCGCTGGAGAATGTGTCGTACAAGGGCGATGCGCCAGCTATCAAGGACTTGGTCGGAGGCCACGTGCCGGCCGTGATCATGCCAATCGCCAGCGCACTGCCCCTGGTGAAGAACAGCCAGGCCCGCGTCCTGGCGGTCACGCGCCGCGAGCGCTCGCGCTTTCTGCCGAACGTGCCCACGTTCACCGAACTGGGCTATCCGCTGATGATGCAGGACTGGATGGGTGTGTTCGCACCCGCTGGAACGCCCGCGCCGATCGTGCGCAAGCTCAACGAGGCGATTGCGCAGGTAGCTCGCTCTGAACGCGGCAAGGAGGCCTACGACACGCTGGGTTTCGAACCGGATGTGGTGTCGCCCGAACAATTTGCCGAGATCGTTCAGGCCGACCACAAGCGCTATGGCGATGTGATCGCGCGCACCGGTTTCCGCGAGGCCTACGAGCGGGCGCAAGGAGGTTCGAAGTGA
- a CDS encoding D-2-hydroxyacid dehydrogenase, with translation MRIVFASKVARPPVLKALQTAPNVELIDCEDLAQVAAHVQDADALVISDPRGADGKAIADALKRDGCRVKWVQAVTAGVNGLLTHGVPAQIVITNQGGAVAPAVAEHAMAMVLAMVRRIGDIMDRSRQQRWSKEFDPPLMSVEARTMVIVGYGNIGRELAQRAKGFGMKLVGVSRSGKRDDLLDEAYPLERLHDALAKADVVAVTIASVPGTRHVIDAQAIAATKKGAYFTNVSRGETVDPVALRRALESGHFAGAFLDVTDPEPLPADDPLWRAPNLLISPHTAGAGSTQTGVRIARVVVDNVKRFQAGEPLQHTVEL, from the coding sequence ATGCGAATTGTTTTTGCTTCCAAGGTCGCGCGCCCTCCCGTGCTCAAGGCACTGCAGACGGCCCCGAACGTGGAACTCATCGACTGCGAAGACCTGGCCCAGGTCGCCGCGCATGTGCAGGACGCCGATGCCCTGGTGATTTCCGACCCGCGGGGTGCCGATGGCAAGGCGATCGCCGATGCCTTGAAGCGCGACGGTTGCCGAGTGAAGTGGGTGCAGGCGGTGACGGCTGGCGTGAACGGCCTGCTCACGCATGGCGTGCCGGCACAGATCGTGATCACCAACCAGGGCGGCGCGGTGGCGCCCGCCGTGGCCGAGCACGCCATGGCCATGGTGCTCGCGATGGTGCGGCGCATCGGCGACATCATGGACCGCAGCCGCCAGCAACGCTGGAGCAAGGAGTTCGATCCGCCGCTGATGTCGGTCGAGGCGCGCACGATGGTGATCGTGGGCTACGGCAACATCGGCCGCGAACTTGCGCAGCGCGCCAAGGGCTTCGGCATGAAGCTCGTGGGCGTGTCGCGTTCGGGCAAGCGCGACGACCTGCTCGACGAGGCCTACCCGCTGGAGCGCCTGCACGACGCGCTGGCCAAGGCCGATGTGGTGGCGGTGACCATCGCGTCGGTGCCCGGCACGCGCCATGTGATCGATGCACAAGCGATCGCCGCCACGAAGAAGGGTGCCTACTTCACCAATGTGTCGCGCGGCGAAACGGTGGACCCGGTGGCACTGAGGCGCGCACTGGAAAGCGGCCACTTCGCGGGCGCTTTTCTCGACGTCACCGACCCCGAACCCCTGCCCGCCGACGACCCCCTGTGGCGCGCGCCCAACCTGCTGATCTCGCCACACACCGCTGGCGCGGGCAGCACGCAGACCGGTGTGCGCATTGCCCGCGTGGTGGTGGACAACGTGAAGCGCTTCCAGGCCGGCGAGCCGCTGCAGCACACGGTCGAGTTGTGA
- a CDS encoding mandelate racemase/muconate lactonizing enzyme family protein, with protein MKITKIEDFHVDGGWDVWSFIKISTDEGIVGWSEFSEERARQGLTALVRAMGRQLIGEDPRSAGLICAKLRQTTQGVGIGLQSLAIGAYENALLDIQAKAIGVPVHALFGGALRRRLPLYWSHFGMYRAKNPKIFEEVVGEPAVRCLDDLKAAAALVPQRGYKALKTNRLLLDPARLKGAAPSVARGAGPFEVNIEAWMVSDIVDQLAALREGAGPGVALMMDLNFNYKTEGFRRIAKAVEKFDMMWLEIDTASAPALSTIRQSTSTPIASLETILGRRALLPFAQAQSVDVAIIDVVYNGLIESLRMASLLEAFEVNVAGHNTFSQLGTAITAHFCVVIPNFRVLEFDVDEVPWRRDLVTRPLEIVDGELLINDAPGWGMDINEDVARAHAVVR; from the coding sequence ATGAAGATCACGAAGATTGAAGACTTCCACGTGGATGGTGGATGGGACGTCTGGTCCTTCATCAAGATCAGCACCGACGAGGGCATTGTCGGTTGGTCCGAGTTCAGCGAAGAGCGCGCCCGGCAAGGCCTCACCGCCCTGGTGCGGGCCATGGGCCGGCAGCTCATCGGCGAAGACCCGCGTAGCGCCGGCCTCATTTGTGCCAAGCTGCGGCAGACCACCCAAGGCGTGGGCATTGGCTTGCAATCGCTGGCCATCGGCGCGTATGAAAACGCGCTGCTCGATATCCAGGCCAAGGCCATCGGGGTGCCGGTGCATGCGCTCTTTGGGGGCGCGCTGCGGCGGCGCCTGCCGCTGTACTGGTCGCACTTCGGCATGTACCGCGCCAAGAACCCGAAGATCTTCGAAGAGGTGGTGGGCGAACCCGCGGTGCGTTGCCTGGACGACCTCAAGGCCGCTGCGGCGCTGGTGCCACAACGTGGCTACAAGGCGCTCAAAACCAACCGCCTGCTGCTCGACCCGGCGCGGCTGAAGGGCGCTGCGCCCTCGGTGGCGCGTGGAGCCGGTCCATTCGAAGTGAACATCGAAGCCTGGATGGTGAGCGACATCGTGGACCAGCTGGCCGCGCTGCGCGAAGGCGCAGGCCCTGGGGTCGCGCTCATGATGGATCTGAACTTCAACTACAAGACCGAAGGCTTTCGCCGCATCGCCAAAGCGGTGGAGAAGTTCGACATGATGTGGCTGGAGATCGACACCGCGAGCGCGCCCGCGCTCTCGACCATCCGCCAGTCCACCAGCACGCCGATCGCCTCGCTGGAGACCATCCTGGGCCGGCGCGCGTTGCTACCGTTCGCGCAAGCGCAGTCGGTGGACGTGGCCATCATCGACGTGGTCTACAACGGCCTGATCGAGTCCCTGCGCATGGCCTCTTTGCTGGAGGCGTTCGAGGTCAACGTCGCCGGGCACAACACCTTCAGCCAGCTCGGCACCGCGATCACCGCGCACTTCTGCGTTGTGATCCCGAACTTCCGCGTGCTCGAATTCGACGTGGACGAAGTGCCCTGGCGCCGCGATCTGGTTACGCGACCACTGGAGATCGTCGACGGCGAGCTGCTGATCAACGACGCGCCGGGCTGGGGCATGGACATCAACGAAGACGTGGCACGCGCGCACGCGGTGGTGCGATGA
- a CDS encoding IclR family transcriptional regulator — MNTLRKTPAKKRASPAARSLHAEALIEPEVKTLGKALQVLEAVAQMPHPPTISELALNVGISRPTAHRLVQTLAAMGFLQQVPNETRWSIGFSVLPLAAEVLDRNRLRVGALPHLQALALKMNARVNLGILHREQVLLLGGAEKPTLPTIYSRFGRAIPLHSSGLGKVILAHLPPERAEQLLKANPMTARTPQTITTLAAMRQELKAIRERGYATENAENTPTSSCVAAAILDGNGFPIGAVSVSGRSLELLVPQAHDVTGAAELIAHLL; from the coding sequence ATGAATACCCTGAGAAAGACCCCGGCCAAGAAGCGTGCGAGCCCGGCGGCGCGGTCGCTGCACGCAGAGGCTTTGATCGAACCCGAGGTCAAAACCTTGGGCAAGGCCCTGCAAGTGCTGGAAGCGGTGGCGCAGATGCCGCACCCGCCCACCATCAGCGAACTGGCCTTGAACGTCGGCATCTCGCGCCCCACGGCGCACCGCCTGGTGCAGACGCTGGCGGCCATGGGCTTCCTGCAGCAGGTGCCCAATGAAACGCGCTGGAGCATCGGTTTTTCGGTGCTGCCGCTGGCCGCCGAGGTGCTGGACCGAAACCGCCTGCGCGTGGGCGCATTGCCGCACCTGCAGGCACTGGCGCTGAAGATGAACGCACGCGTGAACCTGGGCATCCTGCACCGCGAGCAGGTGCTGCTGCTGGGCGGCGCGGAGAAGCCCACGCTGCCCACGATCTACTCGCGCTTCGGCCGCGCGATCCCGCTGCATTCGAGCGGTCTGGGCAAGGTCATCCTGGCGCATCTGCCGCCCGAGCGCGCCGAACAACTGCTCAAGGCCAACCCCATGACGGCGCGCACGCCACAGACCATCACCACGCTGGCGGCCATGCGACAGGAACTCAAGGCCATCCGCGAGCGCGGCTACGCCACCGAGAACGCCGAGAACACGCCCACCTCCAGTTGCGTGGCCGCGGCCATCCTGGACGGCAACGGTTTTCCGATCGGCGCGGTGAGCGTGAGCGGGCGTTCGCTCGAACTGCTGGTGCCGCAGGCGCACGACGTGACCGGCGCGGCCGAGCTCATCGCCCACCTGTTGTAA
- a CDS encoding TauD/TfdA dioxygenase family protein, translating to MSAVMERPAVGIEVVPVTKHVGAEIRHIDLSEPQPAEVIAQIRAALVKHGVVFFRNQTLDSAQYEALARRFGQPVRPDSGIIPALAGTTVIAEVRKDAEMGRNVGGSWHTDQVYRPNPSWGTMLLCREVPAFGGDTLWASMSAAHDRLSPGLQKTLRGLRAVHSNANVQSRMKTGRAPDPDVVHPVVIRHPESGRRILYVSPSYTRHFEGWTEEESKPLLDYLYQQSQHPELFCRFRWEKGSLAFWDNYHTWHFAVNDYEAGERVMHRIVVEGPPFDRELEPGA from the coding sequence GTGAGCGCGGTGATGGAGCGCCCGGCGGTCGGCATCGAGGTCGTGCCGGTCACCAAACACGTGGGTGCCGAGATCCGCCACATCGACCTGTCCGAACCGCAGCCCGCCGAAGTCATTGCCCAGATCCGTGCCGCCCTGGTGAAGCATGGCGTCGTGTTCTTCCGCAACCAGACCCTGGATTCGGCGCAGTACGAGGCGCTGGCGCGCCGGTTCGGCCAACCGGTGCGGCCCGACAGCGGCATCATCCCGGCGCTGGCCGGCACCACCGTGATCGCCGAAGTGCGCAAGGACGCGGAGATGGGGCGCAATGTCGGCGGCAGTTGGCACACCGACCAGGTCTACCGGCCCAACCCGAGCTGGGGCACGATGCTGCTGTGCCGCGAAGTGCCCGCCTTCGGCGGCGACACGCTGTGGGCCAGCATGTCGGCCGCGCACGACCGGCTCTCGCCCGGCCTGCAGAAAACGCTGCGCGGTCTGCGCGCGGTGCATTCGAATGCCAACGTGCAGTCGCGCATGAAGACCGGCCGCGCGCCCGACCCCGATGTGGTGCACCCGGTGGTGATCCGCCACCCCGAGAGCGGGCGCCGCATCCTCTACGTGAGCCCGAGCTACACACGCCATTTCGAAGGCTGGACCGAAGAAGAGAGCAAACCCTTGCTGGACTATCTCTACCAGCAGTCGCAACACCCCGAACTCTTCTGCCGCTTCCGCTGGGAGAAAGGCTCGCTGGCCTTCTGGGACAACTACCACACTTGGCATTTCGCGGTGAACGACTACGAAGCCGGTGAGCGCGTGATGCACCGCATCGTCGTGGAAGGCCCGCCGTTTGACCGCGAACTCGAGCCCGGCGCATGA